Proteins from one Rosa chinensis cultivar Old Blush chromosome 7, RchiOBHm-V2, whole genome shotgun sequence genomic window:
- the LOC112176858 gene encoding receptor homology region, transmembrane domain- and RING domain-containing protein 2 yields the protein MGTMNLVVVLTVLLFGKFCMADANVVLIGSNVTLSFEDVEANFAPAVRGSGECGVLYLAEPIDACSTLTKKAGPGTNYSSPFVLIIRGGGCSFEEKVRRAQEAGFKAAIVYDNEDDGVLVSMAGSSAGIKIHAVFVSKASGEILKMYTGLTNMEVWLIASFENSAWSIMAISFISLLAMSAVLATCFFVRRHRIRRERPQASRVREFHGMSSRLVKAMPSLIFTAVLEDNCTSVTCAICLEDYSVGEKLRILPCCHKFHAVCVDSWLTSWRTFCPVCKRDARANMSDLPASESTPLLSPGPSSVASSVLSSRRSSLASSSAIQIVPESSRSPYVSHPHSLSSTYIQQSLRSSFRQSPSMSVSRSSVDLRNSSSQRSHASYFISPHSSYYPSLSPLNSRYLTVPIPSASNASPSFLSSSSHQQHPLHCSESAATFSPFASAHSLPEC from the exons atGGGCACAATGAATCTGGTCGTGGTTTTGACGGTGCTTCTCTTTGGCAAGTTTTGCATGGCGGATGCCAATGTGGTCTTGATTGGGAGCAACGTCACCCTCTCTTTCGAGGACGTTGAAGCTAATTTTG CTCCGGCAGTTAGGGGTTCTGGGGAGTGTGGAGTGTTGTATTTGGCTGAGCCGATTGATGCATGCTCGACATTGACTAAGAAAGCCGGACCGGGCACGAATTATAGCTCCCCTTTTGTGTTGATTATAAGAGGAGGGGGTTGCAGTTTTGAGGAGAAAGTTAGGAGAGCTCAAGAGGCTGGGTTCAAAGCTGCAATTGTCTATGACAATGAAGACGACGGCGTCTTGGTTTCAA TGGCAGGAAGTTCAGCTGGTATAAAAATACATGCAGTTTTTGTTTCAAAAGCTTCTGGGGAAATTCTCAAAATGTACACTGGACTCACTAACATGGAGGTGTGGCTAATTGCAAGCTTTGAGAACTCAGCATGGTCTATCATGGCAATCTCCTTCATTTCCTTGCTCGCCATGTCTGCAGTATTGGCTACTTGCTTTTTCGTTCGCAGACATCGCATAAGACGAGAAAGGCCTCAAGCTTCTCGGGTCCGAGAATTTCATGGGATGAGCAGTAGATTAGTAAAAGCAATGCCAAGTTTGATATTTACTGCCGTTTTAGAGGACAACTGCACTTCAGTAACATGTGCAATATGCCTTGAGGACTACAGTGTTGGAGAGAAACTTAGGAttctgccttgttgtcaca AGTTTCATGCTGTCTGTGTGGACTCTTGGCTTACTTCATGGAGAACCTTTTGCCCAGTTTGCAAGCGTGATGCAAGAGCCAACATGAGTGATCTACCAGCTTCAGAATCGACACCATTGCTTTCACCCGGCCCATCCTCTGTGGCCTCGTCTGTACTGTCATCTAGGAGATCATCACTAGCATCATCTTCAGCCATTCAGATAGTACCAGAATCATCAAGGTCTCCTTATGTTTCTCATCCTCACTCTCTTTCTAGCACATACATCCAGCAGTCTCTTAGGTCCTCCTTCCGCCAGTCCCCTTCTATGAGTGTAAGCCGAAGCTCAGTAGACCTGCGGAATTCCTCATCCCAAAGGTCTCATGCTTCCTATTTTATTTCTCCCCACTCCTCGTACTACCCATCTTTATCACCACTGAACTCGAGATATCTGACTGTACCCATTCCAAGCGCAAGCAATGCTTCACCAAGTTTCTTGAGTTCTTCCAGTCATCAACAGCATCCACTACATTGTAGTGAGTCAGCAGCAACCTTTTCTCCTTTTGCTTCTGCTCATTCTCTTCCTGAATGCTGA
- the LOC112179812 gene encoding protein disulfide-isomerase 5-2, with protein MRGLTVWFWALTSAAAAILGAAASSSSSWVADGTVLELDDSNFESAISALDLVLVDFHAPWCGHCKRLSPQLDAAAPELASLKNPIVIAKVNADKYTSLARKYGVDGYPTLKLFIHGVPQEYKGPRKADLLVSYLKKFAAPDVTLLDSDSAVADFVGAAGTFFPVYVGFGLDESLISELGLKYKRKAWFSVAKDFSEDLMMLYDFDKVPALVSLHPSYDERHVFYGPFEEEFLEDFIKQSLLPLAIPINYDTLKSLDDDERKIVLTIVEDEDEEKSKNLIKILKSAASANRDLVFGYVGIKQWEDFAETFGANKKTKLPKMVVWDRMEEYLTVNGSESIDGEDQASQVSQFLEGYKEGRTIKEKVGGSVSLTAFISSFIGIGTVYILVFVVATIILIRKATEEEPLRVGRGDKVDHATSSTAEAESSEHKAGEKED; from the exons ATGCGCGGCTTAACGGTGTGGTTCTGGGCGCTGACGTCAGCAGCAGCAGCTATATTGGGGGCGGCAGCGTCGTCATCGTCGTCGTGGGTGGCGGACGGGACGGTGCTGGAGCTGGACGATTCCAACTTCGAATCGGCGATTTCAGCGCTGGACTTGGTCTTGGTTGACTTCCACGCCCCCTGGTGCGGCCACTGCAAGCGTCTCTCTCCTCAG TTGGATGCGGCTGCGCCGGAGCTTGCTTCATTGAAGAACCCAATAGTGATAGCGAAAGTTAATGCTGACAAGTACACATCTCTAGCTCGCAAATATGGAGTCGA TGGATATCCTACGCTGAAGCTCTTTATACATGGTGTCCCCCAAGAGTATAAAGGGCCGAGGAAAGCCGATTTGCTTGTTAGTTATCTCAAGAAATTCGCAGCTCCCGATGTTACCCTACTTGATTCAGACTCTGCTGTTGCTGATTTTGTTGGAGCAGCAGGCACATTCTTCCCTGTTTATGTTGGTTTTGGCTTGGATGAGTCCCTGATATCTGAGTTGGGATTGAAGTACAAAAGGAAGGCCTGGTTTTCTGTTGCAAAGGATTTCTCGGAGGATCTAATGATGTTGTATGATTTTGACAAGGTTCCTGCCTTGGTATCCCTTCATCCAAGTTACGATGAGCGCCACGTCTTTTACGGCCCCTTTGAAG AGGAATTTTTGGAAGATTTCATAAAACAAAGTTTGTTACCTTTGGCCATACCCATCAACTATGACACATTAAAATCATTGGACgatgatgaaagaaaaattgTGTTGACAATTgtggaggatgaggatgaagagaAGTCAAAGAACTTGATCAAGATTTTGAAATCTGCTGCTTCCGCCAATCGAGACCTTGTATTTGGTTATGTCGGGATCAAACAATGGGAAGATTTTGCTGAAACATTCGGAGCGAACAAGAAGACAAAACTACCAAAAATGGTTGTTTGGGATCGAATGGAGGAGTACTTAACA GTCAACGGCTCAGAAAGCATTGACGGGGAAGATCAGGCATCTCAAGTCTCGCAGTTTCTTGAAGGATATAAGGAAGGAAGAACGATTAAAGAAAAAGTTGGTGGCAGTGTGTCGCTTACTGCCTTTATATCTTCATTTATTGGGATTGGAACTGTGTATATATTAGTTTTTGTGGTAGCGACGATAATTCTTATTAGAAAAGCCACTGAGGAAGAACCTCTCAGGGTTGGTAGGGGAGATAAGGTTGATCATGCTACAAGCTCTACTGCCGAGGCTGAAAGCAGTGAGCATAAAGCTGGAGAAAAGGAAGATTAG